The following are encoded together in the Candidatus Rokuibacteriota bacterium genome:
- a CDS encoding DMT family transporter: MPTGILLLAALALLWGTNWPAMKLALNEIGPWTFRSVCLVGGGIGLLTIARAGGHPLRVAPQERGPLFVAALFNITGWHIFSAYGLSLIQAGRAVIIAYTMPLWAVILGRLLLREPLTPGRILALLLGLAGLAVLIGPEVAALWRTPVGALLMLAAALSWGAGTVLVKKGRWTMPTVALTAWQVSLGAVPVVLGQLLLEPLPSLSQLSLIAVAGTAYATLIGIILCHWAWFKAVRLLPSGVAAIGTLGIPVVGVLSSGLVLGEPMGAAEFAALGLVLPALAIVLASPGRARRE, encoded by the coding sequence TTGCCGACAGGGATCCTCCTGCTGGCCGCGCTCGCCCTCCTGTGGGGCACCAACTGGCCAGCGATGAAGCTCGCGCTCAACGAGATCGGGCCCTGGACGTTCCGGAGCGTCTGCCTGGTGGGCGGAGGGATCGGGCTGCTGACCATCGCCAGGGCCGGCGGTCACCCGCTACGTGTCGCCCCGCAAGAGCGCGGGCCCCTCTTCGTCGCCGCGCTCTTCAACATCACCGGGTGGCACATCTTCTCCGCCTACGGGCTCAGCCTGATCCAGGCGGGGCGGGCGGTCATCATCGCCTACACGATGCCGCTCTGGGCCGTCATCCTCGGGCGCCTGCTCCTCCGCGAGCCGCTGACGCCGGGCCGCATCCTGGCGCTCCTCCTCGGTCTCGCCGGCCTCGCGGTGCTGATCGGGCCCGAGGTCGCGGCGCTGTGGAGAACTCCTGTGGGCGCGCTCCTCATGCTGGCCGCCGCGCTCTCCTGGGGCGCGGGCACCGTGCTCGTGAAGAAGGGGCGCTGGACGATGCCGACCGTCGCGCTCACGGCCTGGCAGGTCAGCCTGGGGGCGGTGCCGGTGGTGCTGGGCCAGCTCCTGCTGGAGCCGCTCCCCTCACTCTCCCAGCTCAGCCTCATCGCCGTGGCGGGAACCGCCTACGCCACGCTCATCGGCATCATCCTCTGCCACTGGGCGTGGTTCAAGGCGGTTCGGCTCCTCCCGTCAGGAGTCGCGGCGATCGGGACGTTGGGGATCCCCGTGGTGGGAGTGCTGAGTAGCGGGCTGGTGCTCGGGGAGCCGATGGGAGCGGCGGAGTTCGCGGCGCTCGGGCTCGTCTTGCCGGCGCTGGCGATCGTGCTGGCCAGTCCGGGACGCGCGCGGCGGGAATGA
- a CDS encoding type II toxin-antitoxin system MqsA family antitoxin translates to MVLPDDACPECGAAMNEKRGRLKLPVNGEEITVTEAPHLSCPKCHEVVLRFHDARKLRQRALEIYRAKYGLLSADDIRSIRERFGLTQAELARLLRLGGNTISRWEAGRNVQTASMDMLLRMIRDLPGSLDYLRKHAA, encoded by the coding sequence GTGGTCCTTCCAGACGATGCTTGCCCTGAATGCGGCGCGGCGATGAACGAGAAAAGAGGCAGACTCAAACTTCCGGTGAACGGCGAGGAGATCACCGTTACAGAAGCCCCGCACCTGAGCTGTCCGAAATGCCACGAGGTGGTCTTGCGATTCCATGATGCGCGAAAACTCCGACAGCGAGCGCTCGAGATCTATCGCGCAAAGTACGGGCTTCTCTCGGCGGACGACATCCGCTCGATTCGAGAGCGCTTTGGTCTCACTCAGGCTGAACTCGCACGTCTGCTGCGTCTTGGCGGCAACACAATCTCGCGGTGGGAGGCAGGCCGAAACGTCCAGACGGCATCCATGGATATGCTCCTTCGAATGATTCGCGATTTGCCTGGAAGCCTCGACTATTTGCGGAAACACGCCGCATAG
- a CDS encoding OsmC family protein, translating into MTGTLAGALAARKIPTQPDKLASEVEGFIENVEGKPLITKIKVHYKVKVPKGKREDALRAIEVHEKGCPASQSVQRGIAVEWDGSVDEE; encoded by the coding sequence ATGACCGGGACGCTAGCCGGGGCGCTAGCGGCGCGGAAGATCCCGACCCAGCCCGACAAGCTCGCCTCCGAGGTGGAGGGGTTCATCGAGAACGTGGAGGGCAAGCCCCTGATCACGAAGATCAAGGTGCACTACAAGGTGAAGGTGCCCAAGGGCAAGCGGGAGGACGCGCTCCGGGCCATCGAGGTCCACGAGAAGGGCTGCCCCGCCTCCCAGTCAGTCCAGCGGGGCATCGCCGTCGAGTGGGACGGAAGCGTGGACGAGGAGTAG